In Micromonospora sp. LH3U1, one genomic interval encodes:
- a CDS encoding dihydrofolate reductase family protein, which translates to MGHIHIELFATLDLVGQAPGGPDEDPAGFSFGGWQAPLLDEVAGAQVFAAYEGTDALLLGRRTYDIFAAYWPHQEGGADNAFATLFNSVPKYVASRGRPDLSWAGSSQLGPDLAGAVREIRDRHEHVKVVGSLNLVQTLLREKLFDRLDLWVHPIVLGVGKKVFDGGAVPTNLTLLEPPVANPKGTVYLRYGLADGTPGTGDMAAPDRGA; encoded by the coding sequence GGCGCCCGGCGGCCCCGACGAGGACCCGGCGGGGTTCTCGTTCGGTGGCTGGCAGGCGCCCCTGCTGGACGAGGTCGCCGGGGCGCAGGTCTTCGCCGCGTACGAGGGCACGGACGCTCTCCTGCTCGGCCGGCGGACGTATGACATCTTCGCCGCCTACTGGCCGCACCAGGAGGGCGGCGCGGACAACGCGTTCGCCACGCTCTTCAACAGCGTCCCGAAGTACGTGGCCTCCCGTGGCAGGCCCGACCTCTCGTGGGCCGGGTCCTCGCAGCTCGGCCCGGATCTGGCCGGCGCGGTGCGCGAGATCCGCGACCGGCACGAGCACGTGAAGGTCGTCGGGAGCCTGAACCTGGTGCAGACCCTCTTGCGCGAGAAGCTCTTCGACCGTCTCGACCTCTGGGTGCACCCGATCGTGCTCGGCGTCGGCAAGAAGGTGTTCGACGGTGGCGCGGTGCCCACGAACCTCACGCTCCTCGAACCGCCGGTAGCCAACCCCAAGGGCACGGTCTACCTGCGCTACGGGCTCGCCGACGGCACGCCCGGCACGGGCGACATGGCCGCACCCGATCGCGGCGCCTGA